In a genomic window of Sphingomonas insulae:
- a CDS encoding PD-(D/E)XK nuclease family protein, whose amino-acid sequence MKRQTYVAHGRLASHEVRLDAARNRRHGVQVMAFEQLAARLAGGFAQPIDAETLRDAIQQVLPDIDLGELDAIKLLPGMVGAAADTLHKVWRTGIDLSARASDHPRLAAMATLEQAVLERLPSSMRRPVDLASQAMARLRHAPALFGEIEIIGISELSPCWRELLAGLAETLPVRWNAGPRSAPEWLESSSVDIIRSEPATPQIEAMSAASGYHEAIEALRWARELITSGTAKPSEIAIAAAAPAAYDDEFMALRADANIDLHFVHSIRVVTTRDGQAAAALADILVRGLSQTHLRRLATLLAGSGPFQTLPEGWQRVLPPDAPLSSPDAWQRLLSGLTADQWPDGVDHNSKLRAIIETLSRGASEADDIGRAFLSGGALRIWKKALLAGSPAAIDVTIDALRQEDACDACVSVAWMPASALAASPRKFVRLLGLTSTGWPRRISEDRLLSDHIVPVDELDPLPVTAADRRDFETILSTTTGQVVLSRARRDSEGRLLGKSPLLRGQPEARYVRRNRRPAHSMSESDRLVARPVDFASSDQARSAAECWSNWQLAAVTAHDGMIRPDHPAVLGALRRVQSASSLAKLLRNPLGFIWSYALGIRPLESADEALVLDARQSGILLHDTLDHAVRLLEEQGSLADARPDQVSAAIEQSAATISGKWEAEQAVPPLVVWRRTVDETKQVASNALTHPEAALPDQKCYTEVPFGGQEAKSNGALPWDATTPVEIADTGFKISGYIDRLDLSGDGSKARVLDYKGGKLPKESVVLQGGKELQRCLYAYAVKALMGDGIEIDAALLYPRDNEARHLDEPAAVLEDLASHLRAARASLLGGRAVIGPDNGGDYDDLSFALPANAGNGYCPRKLEPARQALGDAARVWEAI is encoded by the coding sequence ATGAAGCGGCAGACCTATGTAGCACATGGCCGCCTCGCATCCCACGAAGTCCGGCTAGACGCCGCCCGCAATCGGCGGCACGGCGTCCAAGTCATGGCATTCGAGCAGTTGGCTGCCCGTCTCGCCGGCGGCTTTGCGCAGCCAATCGACGCCGAGACGTTACGCGACGCGATCCAGCAAGTTTTGCCCGATATCGACCTCGGTGAGCTGGACGCGATCAAGCTTCTCCCGGGCATGGTAGGAGCTGCAGCCGACACCCTGCACAAGGTCTGGCGTACTGGCATCGATCTGTCGGCAAGAGCCAGCGATCACCCGCGGCTTGCGGCCATGGCCACGCTCGAGCAGGCCGTCCTAGAACGCCTGCCTTCCTCGATGCGACGACCCGTAGATCTTGCGTCGCAGGCTATGGCGCGCCTTCGCCATGCTCCTGCGCTGTTCGGCGAGATCGAGATCATCGGCATTAGCGAGCTTTCCCCATGCTGGCGCGAGTTGTTGGCTGGGCTCGCCGAAACGTTGCCGGTGCGCTGGAACGCGGGTCCGCGTTCGGCTCCTGAGTGGTTGGAGAGTTCGTCCGTCGATATCATCCGCTCGGAACCTGCCACGCCGCAGATAGAGGCGATGAGCGCGGCAAGCGGCTACCATGAGGCGATCGAGGCACTGCGCTGGGCGCGCGAGCTGATCACCAGCGGCACCGCCAAACCATCGGAGATCGCGATCGCCGCGGCGGCTCCTGCCGCCTATGACGACGAGTTCATGGCGCTTAGGGCAGATGCCAACATCGACCTCCACTTCGTCCATAGCATCCGGGTGGTGACTACGCGGGATGGTCAGGCGGCCGCGGCGCTCGCCGACATATTGGTACGCGGGCTGTCGCAAACGCACCTGCGACGGCTCGCGACGCTGCTTGCCGGTTCAGGGCCGTTCCAGACGCTTCCTGAGGGCTGGCAGCGCGTGCTGCCGCCTGACGCTCCACTATCCTCTCCCGATGCATGGCAACGGCTCCTGAGCGGTCTAACCGCCGACCAATGGCCCGACGGCGTTGATCACAACTCCAAGCTACGTGCGATCATTGAGACGCTCAGCCGTGGTGCCAGCGAAGCTGACGATATCGGGCGCGCGTTTCTGTCAGGCGGTGCGCTGCGCATTTGGAAGAAGGCACTTCTCGCCGGCAGCCCAGCTGCGATCGACGTCACCATTGATGCGCTGCGACAGGAGGATGCCTGCGACGCTTGTGTTTCGGTGGCGTGGATGCCGGCGTCGGCGCTGGCCGCCTCGCCCCGAAAGTTTGTACGCCTGCTCGGATTGACGTCCACCGGATGGCCGCGGCGGATCTCCGAAGATCGGCTATTATCTGATCATATCGTGCCGGTGGATGAGCTCGACCCGCTGCCGGTTACCGCTGCTGACCGCCGGGACTTCGAGACGATCCTGTCTACCACGACGGGCCAGGTCGTGCTGTCGCGTGCACGCCGCGACAGCGAGGGACGGCTGCTCGGCAAAAGTCCGTTGCTACGCGGACAGCCAGAGGCCCGCTATGTGCGCCGCAATCGTCGCCCGGCGCATTCGATGAGCGAAAGCGATCGCTTGGTGGCGCGCCCTGTCGACTTTGCCTCAAGCGATCAGGCACGCTCGGCAGCCGAGTGTTGGAGCAATTGGCAGCTCGCCGCGGTTACTGCCCACGACGGGATGATCCGTCCCGATCATCCAGCAGTGCTGGGCGCTCTGCGGCGCGTGCAGTCGGCAAGCTCGCTAGCCAAGCTGCTGCGCAATCCGCTCGGCTTCATTTGGAGCTATGCGCTCGGGATCAGGCCCCTGGAGAGCGCAGACGAGGCGCTGGTGCTTGATGCTCGCCAGAGTGGCATTCTGCTCCACGACACGCTCGATCATGCAGTGCGGCTGCTGGAGGAGCAGGGGAGTCTGGCCGATGCTCGCCCAGATCAGGTCAGCGCCGCTATCGAGCAGTCCGCAGCGACTATCTCCGGAAAGTGGGAAGCCGAACAGGCTGTACCTCCGCTGGTCGTGTGGCGCCGCACGGTGGACGAAACCAAACAGGTTGCATCGAACGCGCTCACCCATCCCGAAGCAGCCCTTCCGGACCAGAAGTGCTATACTGAGGTGCCCTTCGGGGGACAGGAAGCAAAGTCCAATGGAGCCTTGCCCTGGGACGCAACCACGCCAGTAGAGATCGCTGACACGGGATTTAAAATTTCGGGGTATATCGACCGCCTCGATCTATCGGGTGACGGATCGAAAGCACGGGTCCTCGACTATAAAGGCGGCAAGCTGCCGAAGGAGTCGGTGGTCCTTCAGGGTGGGAAGGAACTGCAGCGCTGCCTCTATGCCTACGCGGTGAAGGCGCTGATGGGGGATGGCATCGAGATCGATGCGGCATTGCTCTACCCTCGTGATAACGAAGCCCGCCACCTCGATGAGCCGGCGGCCGTGTTAGAGGACCTCGCCAGCCACCTCCGGGCAGCTCGCGCAAGCCTGCTGGGTGGAAGGGCCGTAATCGGCCCCGACAATGGCGGTGACTATGACGATCTGAGCTTTGCACTGCCGGCAAATGCCGGCAACGGCTATTGCCCTCGCAAGCTGGAGCCAGCCCGCCAAGCATTGGGCGATGCCGCGCGCGTCTGGGAGGCGATTTGA
- a CDS encoding McrC family protein: MTLLTTNEWSDVPLSPWVESPLDRNKAEQLLRVAKASELGGRDGARILVDNHRKIRTQGMVGVIASPAVTLEILPKIDESEGDAVARTRLVEMLSVAFDLSIDAERFAGMNVQHETLLEILIRRFCDLTFAALQRGLPRRYVQQADDLRALRGRLDVTRQFTLLAANPSKLACRFDALSADIPLNRIVKAAVSRLRALARAPDNERRLSELLFAYGQVNSTPNGRLPWDDLVLDRTNRAWHMVVKLAELLLGDRFQAADAGQHHGFALVFDMGKLFERYVGKLILRALRGQDVRVCLQRPRDHLLDVLDESERTAKTRSFMTQPDIVVLRDGLPVLIADTKWKRLSAATEDAQHDIKEADVHQMLAYAHVYDVSRLLLLYPHHPGLQSENELLVSRYVRGTADRRLYAATVSLDGRADVTQRLVQLLLTCCISRDAAEQSQDIALVAP; encoded by the coding sequence ATGACGCTGCTCACTACGAACGAGTGGAGCGACGTTCCGCTTTCCCCGTGGGTCGAATCTCCCCTTGATCGAAACAAGGCCGAGCAACTGTTACGCGTGGCGAAAGCCAGCGAGCTTGGCGGCCGTGACGGCGCACGGATTCTGGTCGACAACCACCGCAAAATCCGCACGCAGGGGATGGTGGGCGTGATCGCCAGCCCTGCTGTCACGCTCGAAATCTTGCCGAAGATCGATGAGAGCGAGGGCGACGCCGTAGCGCGTACCCGGCTCGTCGAGATGCTGTCGGTCGCGTTCGATCTTTCGATTGATGCCGAGCGGTTCGCGGGCATGAATGTGCAGCACGAGACTCTGCTTGAAATCCTGATCCGACGGTTTTGCGATCTGACATTCGCCGCTCTACAGCGCGGGTTGCCGAGACGGTATGTTCAGCAGGCCGATGACTTGCGTGCGCTACGAGGGCGACTGGATGTTACACGGCAGTTCACTCTGCTCGCTGCCAATCCATCAAAGCTTGCCTGCCGCTTCGATGCTCTAAGCGCGGACATACCGTTGAACAGGATCGTCAAGGCAGCCGTTAGCCGACTGCGCGCGCTCGCACGGGCACCGGATAATGAGCGTCGGTTAAGCGAGCTTCTCTTCGCCTACGGACAGGTCAATTCAACGCCCAATGGCCGGCTCCCTTGGGACGATCTGGTACTCGATCGCACCAATCGCGCCTGGCACATGGTCGTAAAACTGGCCGAACTATTGCTCGGCGATCGTTTTCAAGCTGCCGATGCCGGGCAGCACCATGGGTTTGCACTCGTGTTCGACATGGGCAAGCTGTTCGAACGCTATGTAGGCAAGCTTATCCTCCGAGCGCTGCGGGGGCAGGACGTCAGGGTCTGCCTGCAACGACCCCGGGACCACCTGCTGGATGTTCTCGATGAGAGCGAGCGAACCGCAAAGACGCGCAGCTTCATGACCCAACCAGATATCGTCGTTCTACGGGATGGACTTCCGGTGCTGATTGCTGACACGAAGTGGAAGAGGCTGTCCGCAGCGACGGAGGACGCCCAACACGATATCAAGGAGGCCGACGTCCACCAGATGTTGGCCTATGCTCACGTTTATGATGTGTCTCGGCTGCTTCTGCTATATCCGCATCATCCTGGTCTACAGAGCGAGAATGAGTTGCTCGTGTCGCGTTACGTTCGCGGGACTGCAGACCGGCGACTTTATGCCGCGACCGTCTCCCTTGATGGAAGGGCTGACGTGACTCAGAGGCTAGTGCAACTCCTGCTCACCTGCTGCATTTCGCGCGACGCTGCAGAGCAGTCCCAAGATATTGCCCTGGTCGCCCCATAA
- a CDS encoding AAA family ATPase: MREGDFRAWLERQSYSRNTVNTQLAQARRLDQAYGDLDALYEADGFAGLRQELGYTSVDKRDGKPNPAKFPISGDLYANLASYRASLTYYARFATAPTEHTAVNRDALEKLKQNFLRLFPDFEAGGGFTGVSRYHQEEDDYKRALVARVSELLHRDPAIDDIALGAAILDGLSTDTNLLGYYKTTTRLKGIRAAHPGVFEAAIGVLARSNDPPSAAAETFLKVAWPLLLEGSEDSQPFGESRIFATVVQALARPEAAISVIYQRFHNLGIALLGRSPFENNVLTAAEYEGVLDLVRTIFTVMDGEWDWHPRDLWDVQGFIWVTCKNKLEGEGVGPAIDRSAVEAVMDECDTLGDEAFAKKYNRGLSGIRYRAVRAGVRYPSKAIANAAYEHMHGERGQYGGTQARQVLAALGYEIVGGSTATQDRDAEAGEAPGGETPTNLILFGPPGTGKTYASAGEAVRLCDRLAANAPILTDDDLRPALMQRYRELSALGRIAFVTFHESYSYEEFVEGLRPHQGLGDGDAAQAGFSLQSEPGLLLRIAKRAMSVVRSDAAPLSLTDRRIFKMSIGEAANPEEDYLLEESLAGGYVLLGWGNQIDLSRPEFAERDAILKAAREKYAQHVPDREISNQSGYVKYSYAFRNRVREGDILVISRGNSRFRAIAEVMGPYEYQPRDTDEYANRRKVRWLWQDREGVPVEEIYPRGFSMGSLYELARADLNLAALEQYAGAGQASVAADEGEQPFVLVIDEINRANISRVFGELITLIEADKRLGGREERKVILPYSKTEFGLPANLHIVGTMNTADRSIALLDTALRRRFDFRELMPRPDRLADASEDTGIDLVRLLDVLNDRIEYLLDRDHQIGHAYLIGCGTKADVDERMRNRIIPLLQEYFYEDLAKVRRLLGDGFIETTKLAPFGRSGDDGEQERVRYRVRRTFDQEAYDKLTA; the protein is encoded by the coding sequence GTGAGGGAAGGAGATTTTCGGGCATGGCTCGAGAGACAGAGCTATTCGCGCAATACCGTCAACACGCAGCTGGCGCAGGCCAGGCGGCTGGATCAGGCCTATGGTGATCTAGACGCGCTCTATGAGGCAGATGGTTTTGCGGGGCTGCGCCAGGAACTTGGCTATACAAGCGTTGATAAGCGCGACGGGAAGCCAAACCCGGCCAAATTCCCTATCAGTGGCGACCTTTATGCGAACCTCGCGAGCTACCGGGCATCGCTCACCTACTATGCCCGCTTCGCTACGGCACCGACCGAGCATACCGCAGTCAACAGAGATGCTCTTGAGAAACTAAAGCAGAACTTCCTTCGTCTTTTCCCGGATTTCGAGGCGGGTGGGGGCTTCACCGGAGTGAGCCGGTATCATCAGGAGGAAGATGATTATAAGCGGGCATTGGTCGCTCGCGTCAGCGAACTGCTTCATCGGGATCCAGCGATCGACGATATAGCGCTAGGCGCCGCTATCCTTGATGGGCTGAGTACCGACACAAACCTGCTGGGCTACTACAAGACCACCACTCGCTTGAAAGGGATACGCGCAGCTCACCCTGGTGTGTTCGAGGCCGCAATCGGAGTCCTAGCCCGTTCGAATGATCCCCCCTCAGCGGCCGCTGAGACCTTTCTGAAGGTGGCGTGGCCGCTACTCTTGGAGGGCTCGGAAGATAGCCAACCCTTCGGCGAGTCCCGTATCTTTGCAACGGTCGTACAGGCGTTGGCCCGGCCTGAAGCTGCGATCTCGGTCATATACCAAAGGTTCCACAACCTCGGCATAGCCCTGCTGGGACGCTCACCATTCGAGAACAACGTCCTGACGGCTGCGGAATATGAAGGCGTCCTTGACCTGGTGAGAACCATCTTCACAGTCATGGATGGCGAGTGGGACTGGCACCCACGCGATCTCTGGGATGTCCAGGGCTTCATCTGGGTCACATGCAAAAACAAACTTGAAGGAGAGGGTGTGGGCCCGGCTATCGATCGATCTGCCGTTGAAGCGGTCATGGACGAATGCGACACGCTCGGTGATGAGGCATTCGCGAAAAAATATAACCGGGGCCTGAGTGGCATACGTTACCGCGCGGTGCGAGCTGGTGTGCGCTACCCGTCGAAAGCCATTGCCAACGCGGCCTACGAACACATGCATGGCGAGCGGGGGCAATATGGAGGCACCCAAGCTCGTCAGGTCCTTGCGGCCCTTGGCTATGAGATTGTGGGTGGCAGCACCGCGACTCAGGACCGGGACGCCGAAGCCGGTGAGGCTCCGGGTGGCGAAACTCCGACTAACCTGATCCTGTTCGGCCCACCCGGGACTGGAAAGACCTACGCGAGCGCTGGAGAAGCTGTACGGCTGTGCGATCGGCTTGCCGCCAATGCGCCCATTCTAACTGACGACGATCTCCGGCCGGCGTTGATGCAGCGTTATCGGGAGCTATCGGCGCTCGGTCGGATTGCCTTTGTGACCTTCCACGAAAGTTACTCCTACGAGGAGTTCGTGGAGGGATTGCGACCGCATCAAGGGCTTGGAGATGGAGACGCGGCACAAGCCGGCTTCAGTTTGCAATCCGAGCCTGGTCTGCTCCTGCGCATCGCGAAGCGTGCGATGTCGGTGGTTCGGAGCGACGCAGCACCACTGTCCCTCACGGACCGACGCATTTTCAAGATGTCGATCGGTGAAGCAGCCAACCCTGAGGAGGATTATCTCCTCGAGGAGTCCCTCGCTGGTGGCTACGTACTCTTAGGGTGGGGAAACCAGATCGACCTGTCGAGACCGGAGTTCGCTGAACGCGACGCGATCCTGAAGGCAGCTCGCGAGAAATATGCCCAGCATGTGCCAGACAGAGAAATCTCGAACCAGAGCGGCTATGTCAAATACTCCTACGCCTTTCGTAACCGTGTGCGCGAAGGCGACATCCTCGTCATCTCGCGCGGCAACTCCCGCTTCCGCGCCATTGCGGAAGTCATGGGCCCTTACGAATACCAACCTCGAGACACCGACGAGTATGCCAACCGTCGGAAAGTACGCTGGCTATGGCAGGACCGCGAAGGGGTACCCGTGGAGGAGATCTATCCACGCGGCTTCTCGATGGGGTCTCTCTACGAGCTCGCTCGTGCGGACCTGAACCTAGCGGCGCTCGAGCAATATGCAGGAGCCGGGCAAGCCAGCGTGGCTGCCGACGAGGGCGAACAGCCATTCGTGTTGGTAATCGACGAAATTAATCGCGCCAACATTTCTCGTGTGTTTGGTGAGCTCATCACCCTGATTGAAGCCGACAAGCGTCTCGGTGGGCGGGAGGAGCGTAAAGTAATTTTGCCTTATTCCAAAACGGAGTTCGGGCTGCCCGCAAACCTCCATATCGTCGGCACCATGAACACGGCCGATCGCTCGATCGCCCTGCTCGATACAGCGCTCCGTCGTCGCTTCGACTTCCGTGAGCTAATGCCACGACCGGATCGGCTCGCCGACGCCAGCGAGGACACCGGGATCGATCTCGTCCGCCTGCTCGACGTGCTCAACGATCGCATCGAGTATCTCCTGGACCGAGATCATCAGATCGGGCACGCTTATCTGATCGGTTGCGGCACTAAGGCAGACGTTGACGAGCGGATGCGCAACCGGATTATCCCCCTACTTCAAGAATATTTCTACGAGGACTTGGCGAAGGTCCGCCGCTTGCTTGGCGATGGCTTCATTGAAACGACCAAGCTCGCCCCTTTCGGCCGGAGTGGTGACGATGGCGAGCAGGAACGGGTTCGATATCGAGTTCGACGCACTTTCGATCAGGAAGCCTATGACAAGCTGACCGCATGA
- a CDS encoding DEAD/DEAH box helicase family protein, with translation MTSINDLALAKGLTAEADAACIGLERGEAPILDQVSETTAELLKWWFQADFQDARSFNFHPGQRQALLNVIYAHEVLGINTLQDLYQVAAPEVMLASARDADIIRAPKNAYPKYCLKMATGTGKTWVLQALMVWQILNANRSPDSGRFTKNFLVVAPGLIVYDRLLDAFMGKERQGKRDFTNSDLATFQELFIPDAYREEVFRFAQGAVCPKEDIGRKITAGGIIAISNWHVLSEEGEPLEDEDVDAPGQTLDPKQVAQGVLPLSPGTTTSNDLSVINRRYERGGILSYLKDLPALMVFNDEAHHIHDFKREGEVTEVEWQKSLNLIAEPKRSRFVQVDFSATPYNEVGTGRNSRKSYFPHIVVDFDLKTAMKAGLVKSLVLDKRSEIGALSDEELDFKADRDEHGNPMLSEGQRIMLRAGLTKLRKLEADFAGLDPAKHPKMLVVCEDTTVTPLVAEFMQLEGLADDEVLRVDSNRKGELKPDEWKVLRERLFDVDRHRSPRVIVSVLMLREGFDVNNICVIVPLRASGAGILLEQTIGRGLRLMWRGNEYDDVKRENRHLIRTGKTPNSMIDILSIVEHPAFQSFYDELIQEGLAAEVDDEDDENTSSTGDLISVGLRPGFEEYDFAIPFILREQVEELEDTQIDPTELEPFGSFSLDQLKNQLGHGEKFHSEDVQAKTRFGDYRVHGGVMTATGYNDYLARITRRITEAVTLTEATGSSKAFANASKFPYIQINRAELAEGIDGFIRQHLFRRDFEPLVDENWRVLLLDPVTEHIIKVWARAILEAEESIVVAGAEVAHRRLSEVPKLAMREGSSLAVEKAIYLRLPYPSRNGGLEQTFMETCERDGSVDAFCKINEQKHTFARLRYVKEDGLPAFYSPDFFVRAGGTIYLVETKAQGQLTSPNVLRKRKAAVAWCDRINALAPEERSDAEWHYVLLGEDTFYGWRDKGGSMSDLLAFAKLRPMENKGQSKFAF, from the coding sequence ATGACGAGCATTAACGATCTCGCCCTTGCAAAAGGGCTTACGGCAGAGGCGGACGCGGCTTGCATTGGGCTGGAGAGAGGTGAGGCGCCGATCCTGGATCAGGTGTCTGAGACAACCGCCGAACTGCTTAAGTGGTGGTTCCAAGCCGATTTCCAGGACGCACGTTCGTTCAACTTCCACCCCGGTCAGCGGCAAGCGCTTCTGAATGTCATCTACGCGCATGAGGTTCTCGGCATTAACACGCTGCAGGACCTCTATCAGGTTGCGGCCCCGGAGGTGATGCTGGCAAGCGCGCGGGACGCCGACATCATCCGCGCTCCTAAGAATGCGTATCCCAAGTACTGCCTGAAAATGGCGACAGGCACAGGCAAGACGTGGGTGCTTCAAGCCCTGATGGTGTGGCAGATTCTCAACGCCAACCGGTCTCCAGATAGTGGACGCTTCACCAAGAACTTCCTAGTCGTTGCCCCTGGTCTTATCGTCTACGATCGTCTGCTCGACGCCTTTATGGGAAAGGAACGTCAGGGCAAGCGTGACTTTACCAACTCGGACCTTGCCACTTTCCAAGAGCTTTTCATTCCCGATGCTTACCGGGAAGAGGTGTTCCGGTTTGCTCAAGGCGCTGTCTGTCCAAAAGAGGACATCGGGAGGAAGATCACCGCCGGTGGCATTATCGCCATCTCCAACTGGCATGTTTTGTCGGAAGAAGGTGAACCGCTGGAAGATGAGGACGTGGATGCGCCCGGGCAGACGCTAGATCCGAAACAGGTCGCCCAAGGCGTGTTGCCGTTGTCACCCGGAACAACGACCAGCAACGATCTTAGCGTCATCAACCGTCGCTATGAACGCGGCGGCATCCTTTCGTATCTGAAGGACCTGCCCGCGCTGATGGTCTTCAATGACGAGGCGCACCACATCCATGATTTCAAACGCGAAGGCGAGGTGACGGAGGTCGAGTGGCAGAAGAGCCTCAACCTCATCGCCGAGCCGAAAAGAAGCCGGTTTGTTCAGGTCGATTTCTCGGCCACCCCCTACAATGAGGTGGGCACCGGCAGGAACTCGCGGAAGTCCTATTTTCCGCACATCGTCGTCGATTTCGATCTCAAGACGGCCATGAAGGCCGGTCTGGTCAAGTCGCTGGTGCTGGACAAGCGGTCGGAGATCGGCGCGCTCAGCGATGAGGAGCTGGACTTCAAGGCGGATCGCGACGAGCACGGCAATCCGATGCTCTCCGAGGGGCAGCGCATCATGCTGCGCGCCGGCCTGACCAAGCTGCGCAAGCTGGAAGCCGATTTCGCTGGTCTTGACCCGGCCAAGCATCCCAAGATGCTGGTGGTCTGCGAGGACACCACCGTCACGCCTCTTGTGGCCGAGTTCATGCAGCTCGAGGGTCTTGCAGACGATGAAGTGCTACGGGTGGATTCCAATCGGAAGGGCGAGCTGAAGCCCGACGAATGGAAGGTCCTGCGCGAACGTCTTTTCGACGTCGATCGGCATAGGTCGCCCCGCGTGATCGTGAGCGTACTGATGCTCCGCGAGGGCTTCGACGTAAACAACATCTGCGTCATTGTACCACTCCGCGCGTCGGGCGCCGGCATCCTCCTCGAACAGACCATCGGCCGCGGTCTTCGCCTCATGTGGCGCGGAAACGAATATGACGATGTGAAGCGGGAGAACCGCCACCTTATCCGGACGGGGAAAACGCCGAACAGCATGATCGACATCCTGTCGATCGTCGAACATCCGGCGTTCCAGAGCTTCTACGACGAGCTGATCCAAGAAGGCCTCGCGGCCGAGGTGGACGACGAAGACGACGAAAACACCAGCTCCACTGGCGATTTGATCTCGGTCGGCCTGCGTCCCGGTTTCGAGGAATATGATTTCGCCATCCCCTTCATCCTGCGCGAGCAGGTTGAAGAGTTGGAGGACACCCAGATCGATCCCACCGAGCTGGAGCCCTTCGGATCGTTCTCCCTAGATCAGCTCAAAAACCAGCTCGGGCATGGCGAGAAATTCCATTCCGAGGACGTGCAGGCGAAGACCCGCTTTGGCGACTATCGCGTGCATGGCGGCGTGATGACCGCCACCGGCTACAACGATTATCTCGCCAGGATAACACGGCGGATCACGGAAGCGGTCACGCTGACCGAGGCGACCGGCAGCTCCAAGGCCTTCGCCAACGCGAGCAAATTCCCCTACATCCAGATCAATCGGGCAGAGCTCGCGGAAGGGATCGACGGCTTCATCCGTCAGCATCTCTTCCGGCGCGATTTCGAGCCGCTGGTCGACGAGAACTGGCGTGTGCTGCTGCTCGATCCCGTGACCGAGCACATCATCAAGGTCTGGGCGCGCGCGATCCTCGAAGCCGAAGAGAGCATCGTCGTTGCGGGTGCCGAAGTCGCGCACCGCCGGCTGTCCGAGGTGCCCAAACTTGCCATGCGAGAAGGATCGTCCCTTGCGGTGGAGAAGGCTATCTACCTGCGCCTTCCATATCCTTCCCGGAATGGCGGGCTCGAGCAAACCTTCATGGAAACGTGCGAACGGGACGGCAGCGTTGACGCCTTCTGCAAAATCAACGAGCAGAAGCACACGTTCGCGCGCCTGCGCTACGTCAAGGAAGACGGCCTGCCGGCCTTCTATTCGCCCGACTTCTTCGTAAGGGCGGGAGGCACGATCTACCTGGTGGAAACCAAGGCACAGGGGCAGCTCACCAGCCCCAACGTGCTCCGGAAGCGTAAGGCCGCGGTCGCGTGGTGTGACCGTATCAACGCCCTGGCCCCCGAGGAGCGCAGCGACGCGGAATGGCACTACGTGTTGCTTGGCGAGGACACTTTTTATGGTTGGCGCGACAAGGGCGGATCGATGTCCGACCTGCTCGCTTTCGCGAAGCTGCGCCCCATGGAGAACAAGGGTCAGTCCAAGTTCGCTTTTTGA